A portion of the Salinigranum marinum genome contains these proteins:
- a CDS encoding zinc-binding dehydrogenase: MNRMRSLRNGGRIIISGATAGPNPDTEIRHVFVRQLEVIGSTQNSQRDIEEIMQYVWDGRVEPIVQAMYPLEEYAEAFEKMADRDLYGELLPTQRE; the protein is encoded by the coding sequence ATGAATAGGATGCGATCGCTCCGGAACGGCGGCCGAATCATCATCTCAGGGGCGACGGCCGGACCGAACCCGGATACGGAGATTCGGCACGTGTTCGTCCGGCAACTCGAAGTTATCGGTAGTACGCAGAACAGCCAGCGGGACATCGAAGAGATCATGCAGTACGTCTGGGACGGGAGAGTCGAGCCGATCGTTCAGGCGATGTACCCGCTCGAGGAGTACGCGGAGGCGTTCGAGAAGATGGCTGACCGGGACCTATACGGGGAACTGCTCCCGACGCAGCGGGAGTGA
- a CDS encoding oligopeptide/dipeptide ABC transporter ATP-binding protein: MADEPTTALDVTVEAGILDELRSLCDDLGVAILLITHDLGVVSETCDRVTVMYSGSVMERGPTDRIFEAATHPYTKALLRSIPEYAQPGSELETVPGSAPDPRNRPEGCPFRDRCPEAFDACTDPLPEYTVDETHTTYCHAYAPDDDQPSATDGSTPGLGVSE; this comes from the coding sequence ATCGCGGACGAGCCGACGACGGCGCTCGACGTCACGGTCGAGGCCGGTATCCTCGACGAACTGCGGAGCCTCTGTGACGACCTCGGCGTCGCAATCCTGCTCATCACGCACGACCTCGGCGTCGTCTCCGAGACCTGCGACCGTGTAACCGTGATGTACTCGGGATCGGTTATGGAACGCGGGCCGACGGACCGGATCTTCGAAGCTGCCACGCACCCGTACACGAAGGCACTCCTCCGGAGCATCCCCGAATACGCACAGCCCGGATCGGAACTGGAGACCGTTCCGGGATCGGCACCCGATCCGCGGAACCGCCCCGAGGGGTGCCCCTTCCGTGACAGGTGTCCGGAGGCGTTCGATGCATGCACCGATCCACTCCCAGAGTACACGGTAGACGAAACTCACACGACGTACTGCCACGCGTACGCGCCCGACGACGACCAGCCCTCGGCGACGGACGGTTCGACTCCCGGACTGGGGGTGTCCGAATGA
- a CDS encoding oligopeptide/dipeptide ABC transporter ATP-binding protein, with the protein MTDVRPTVNGHHERTDSDDDRPSELLKTVDVKKHFPVEDGLFGRLFGDQQYAKAVDGVDLTVHKGETVGIVGESGCGKSTLGRTLTRLYEPTDGSILFDYTNIETYSGRRLKPIRRRMQYVFQDPLSALNPRKTVGESVAKPLAVHDIATGEEKWERVADLFEEVGLMESHLDAYPHELSGGQRQRVGLCRALVTEPDLIVFDEPVSALDVTLQAQILNLINRLQTRYDLSYVFISHDLNVVRHVCDRIAVMYAGEIVERGRTEDIFENPKHPYTRVLLRAIPSVDEGEHRGRESLEGSPPSVTDPPSGCRFHPRCPEFINGQCVSQQPFLQSVDGDDGHETACHWAERTTAERETHTTPRPSERRVIEREADPG; encoded by the coding sequence ATGACGGACGTTCGGCCGACGGTGAACGGCCACCACGAACGGACGGACTCCGACGACGACCGGCCGAGCGAACTGCTGAAGACGGTCGACGTGAAGAAACACTTCCCGGTCGAAGACGGGTTGTTCGGCCGACTCTTCGGCGACCAGCAGTACGCGAAGGCCGTCGACGGGGTCGACCTGACCGTCCACAAGGGAGAGACCGTCGGTATCGTCGGTGAGTCCGGCTGTGGGAAGAGTACGCTCGGCCGCACGCTGACGCGGCTCTACGAGCCCACCGACGGGAGTATCCTGTTCGACTACACCAACATCGAGACGTACTCCGGTCGACGATTGAAACCGATCCGTCGGCGGATGCAGTACGTCTTTCAGGACCCACTCTCGGCGCTCAACCCGCGCAAGACGGTCGGCGAGAGCGTCGCCAAGCCGCTCGCGGTGCACGACATCGCCACCGGCGAAGAGAAGTGGGAGCGCGTCGCCGACCTGTTCGAGGAAGTCGGTCTGATGGAGTCGCATCTGGACGCGTATCCACACGAACTGTCCGGCGGGCAGCGTCAACGCGTCGGCCTCTGTCGGGCACTCGTGACGGAACCGGACCTCATCGTCTTCGACGAACCCGTCTCGGCACTCGACGTGACGCTGCAAGCGCAGATACTCAACCTGATCAACCGGTTACAGACGCGGTACGATCTCTCCTACGTCTTCATCTCGCACGACCTCAACGTCGTGCGACACGTCTGTGACCGGATCGCGGTCATGTACGCCGGCGAGATCGTCGAACGGGGACGGACCGAAGACATCTTCGAGAACCCGAAGCACCCGTACACGAGGGTCCTCTTGCGGGCGATCCCCAGTGTCGATGAAGGCGAACACCGCGGCCGCGAGTCACTCGAAGGCTCCCCACCGAGCGTCACGGATCCACCGAGCGGCTGTCGCTTCCACCCTCGGTGTCCGGAGTTCATAAACGGCCAGTGCGTCTCACAGCAACCGTTCCTCCAGTCGGTCGATGGCGACGACGGTCACGAGACTGCCTGCCACTGGGCGGAGCGCACCACCGCCGAGCGGGAGACGCACACGACACCACGCCCGTCGGAACGGCGTGTCATCGAACGGGAAGCAGACCCCGGTTGA
- a CDS encoding acetamidase/formamidase family protein: MKHVSKTEAEHAHLTISPDRPPIETVEPGETFAVETYDYVGDVLDEETPMEAVWGTDELADNINPVTGPIEVEDASPGDTLAIEIVDIELPDRGVINVFPGFGGLEGAVFNLSEPSDPHTTFCDIDDGTVTYPLEDGTEIEFPTHPQVGTIGTAEKHESIYSVKPHAHGGNMDCKDVTVGNTLYLPVDVDGGYLYLGDCHAAQGDGEICGISVEVPAVVTLRVEVIEDYEISWPRIESEDELMTVAAARPAEDAAKLAYKELIGWLVTEYDFTETDAYQLCSAVGRARLAQLVNPQYTVAAKFPKELL, encoded by the coding sequence ATGAAACACGTTAGCAAAACCGAAGCAGAGCACGCACACCTCACGATCAGTCCCGATCGTCCGCCGATCGAAACGGTCGAGCCGGGAGAGACGTTCGCGGTCGAGACGTACGACTACGTCGGGGACGTTCTCGACGAGGAGACCCCGATGGAAGCGGTCTGGGGCACTGACGAACTGGCCGACAACATCAACCCGGTCACCGGTCCGATCGAGGTAGAAGATGCTTCACCGGGCGACACGTTGGCGATCGAGATCGTCGACATCGAACTGCCGGACCGGGGAGTGATCAACGTCTTCCCGGGGTTCGGTGGCCTCGAAGGTGCGGTGTTCAACCTCTCCGAGCCCAGCGACCCCCACACGACCTTCTGTGACATCGACGACGGAACCGTAACGTATCCGCTCGAGGACGGCACGGAGATCGAGTTCCCCACCCATCCGCAGGTCGGAACGATCGGCACCGCCGAGAAACACGAATCGATCTATTCGGTGAAACCACACGCTCACGGGGGGAACATGGACTGCAAGGACGTCACAGTCGGGAACACGCTCTACCTCCCCGTCGACGTCGACGGTGGCTACCTGTACCTCGGCGACTGCCACGCGGCGCAAGGCGATGGAGAGATCTGTGGCATCAGTGTGGAGGTCCCGGCTGTCGTCACGCTCCGCGTGGAGGTGATCGAGGACTACGAGATCTCGTGGCCGCGCATCGAGTCGGAAGACGAGCTCATGACCGTCGCTGCGGCCCGACCCGCCGAGGACGCGGCGAAACTCGCGTACAAGGAGCTCATCGGCTGGCTGGTCACGGAGTACGACTTCACCGAGACAGACGCGTATCAACTGTGCAGTGCCGTCGGTCGTGCACGGCTCGCCCAACTGGTCAATCCTCAGTACACCGTCGCCGCGAAGTTCCCGAAAGAACTGCTCTAG